The following proteins come from a genomic window of Nocardioides albertanoniae:
- a CDS encoding Coagulation factor 5/8 type domain-containing protein yields the protein MRIRRTSLLAVVALAATFAMTGPPASAESDQPRLPTPESEVNVTGEPFTGTAPDGTVQGLIDAHSHMFMQDGIGGAAVCGKAWSEAGIADALQDCPSHGIAGETALLENLTRTGSPLGFHDTTGWPSFADWPAHDSLTHQQMYYRWVERAWRAGQRTLVVQLTSNKALCQINPGTNQSCDEMTAVRKQAQDAYDTQAFIDEQYGGEGKGWYRIVTDPGQAREVIEDGKLAVVLGMETSEPFGCSQKLHLPSCTRANIDAGLDELKSLGVSSMFLCHKFDNALCGVRYDKGTTGLLVNAGQFLTTGTFWTPKSCDPGQPHDNNPRLVERPKELDWLPQPPIYPSGTVCNPYGLTSLGEYALNGLIERGMMVEVDHMSAKAAGQAFDILEAADYPGVLASHSWMDERYLDRLYALGGFSTIYGHNTDQLLEEYSRTAPIRDRHGAGIGFGFDMNGFGGTPGPAKSQVTYPFRSVVGDSMIDRQVTGQRIWDYNTDGVAHYGMVPDYVEDLRLTGGQDVIDDLVRGPDSYLRTWAGARAAAD from the coding sequence ATGCGCATCCGTCGTACGTCCCTGCTTGCTGTGGTCGCCCTCGCGGCGACGTTCGCGATGACCGGGCCGCCGGCTTCGGCCGAGAGCGACCAACCCCGGCTGCCGACCCCGGAGTCGGAGGTCAACGTCACCGGAGAGCCGTTCACCGGCACCGCACCCGACGGCACCGTGCAGGGGCTGATCGACGCCCACAGCCACATGTTCATGCAGGACGGCATCGGCGGCGCGGCCGTGTGCGGGAAGGCCTGGTCGGAGGCCGGCATCGCCGACGCTCTGCAGGACTGCCCCTCCCACGGCATCGCCGGTGAGACGGCGCTGCTGGAGAACCTCACCCGCACGGGCAGCCCGCTCGGTTTCCACGACACCACCGGCTGGCCCTCGTTCGCCGACTGGCCGGCCCACGACTCGCTGACCCACCAGCAGATGTACTACCGCTGGGTCGAGCGCGCCTGGCGCGCCGGCCAGCGCACGCTGGTGGTGCAGCTGACCAGCAACAAGGCGTTGTGCCAGATCAACCCGGGCACCAACCAGAGCTGCGACGAGATGACCGCGGTGCGCAAGCAGGCGCAGGACGCCTACGACACCCAGGCCTTCATCGACGAGCAGTACGGCGGCGAGGGGAAGGGCTGGTATCGGATCGTCACCGACCCCGGGCAGGCACGCGAGGTGATCGAGGACGGCAAGCTCGCCGTCGTGCTCGGCATGGAGACCTCGGAGCCGTTCGGCTGCTCCCAGAAGCTGCACCTGCCCTCCTGCACCCGCGCCAACATCGACGCGGGGCTCGACGAGCTGAAGTCGCTCGGCGTCTCCTCGATGTTCCTGTGCCACAAGTTCGACAACGCGCTGTGCGGGGTGCGCTACGACAAGGGCACCACCGGGCTGCTGGTCAACGCCGGTCAGTTCCTCACCACCGGCACCTTCTGGACGCCGAAGTCCTGCGACCCCGGCCAGCCGCACGACAACAACCCGCGTCTCGTCGAGCGGCCGAAGGAGCTCGACTGGCTCCCCCAGCCGCCGATCTACCCCTCCGGCACCGTCTGCAACCCCTACGGCCTCACCTCGCTGGGTGAGTACGCCCTGAACGGGCTGATCGAGCGCGGGATGATGGTCGAGGTCGACCACATGAGCGCCAAGGCCGCCGGCCAGGCCTTCGACATCCTCGAGGCCGCCGACTACCCCGGCGTGCTCGCCAGCCACTCCTGGATGGACGAGCGCTATCTCGACCGGCTCTACGCCCTCGGCGGCTTCTCCACGATCTACGGCCACAACACCGACCAGCTGCTGGAGGAGTACTCGCGGACCGCGCCGATCCGTGACCGCCACGGCGCCGGGATCGGGTTCGGCTTCGACATGAACGGCTTCGGAGGCACCCCGGGTCCTGCGAAGTCGCAGGTCACCTACCCCTTCCGCAGCGTCGTCGGCGACTCGATGATCGACCGCCAGGTCACCGGCCAGCGCATCTGGGACTACAACACCGACGGCGTCGCCCACTACGGGATGGTCCCCGACTACGTCGAGGACCTCCGCCTCACCGGAGGCCAAGACGTCATCGACGACCTCGTCCGCGGCCCCGATTCCTACCTGCGTACGTGGGCGGGGGCTCGGGCTGCGGCCGACTGA
- a CDS encoding MerR family transcriptional regulator, which produces MTETTEELMTIDELSSATGLSVRTTRYYASLGLIPPPVRRGRVALYGPDHRARLDLVTALQDHGFTLQAIERYLGRLPDDVTREDLAMQRAMITSWAVEPTEDIQARIGRQLIELGLPRDALAAAYAATSRHMAGLAAELNTILRDQVVDPFKRTHHSAEEAEHLEDVLPRLRQLTTEAIVVSFQDAVNRTISRNLS; this is translated from the coding sequence ATGACCGAGACGACCGAAGAGCTGATGACGATCGATGAGCTGTCGTCCGCCACGGGGCTGTCGGTGCGCACCACGCGCTACTACGCGAGCCTCGGGCTGATCCCGCCGCCGGTACGCCGCGGCCGGGTCGCCCTCTACGGCCCCGACCACCGCGCCCGGCTCGACCTGGTCACCGCGCTGCAGGACCACGGGTTCACGCTCCAGGCGATCGAGCGTTATCTCGGCCGGCTGCCCGACGACGTCACCCGCGAGGATCTCGCGATGCAACGGGCGATGATCACCTCGTGGGCGGTCGAGCCGACGGAAGACATCCAGGCCAGGATCGGTCGGCAGCTGATCGAGCTCGGGCTGCCGCGCGACGCGCTGGCCGCGGCGTACGCCGCGACCTCGCGGCACATGGCCGGCCTCGCCGCCGAGCTGAACACCATCTTGCGCGACCAGGTCGTCGACCCGTTCAAGCGCACCCATCACAGCGCGGAGGAGGCCGAGCACCTCGAGGACGTGCTCCCGCGGCTGCGCCAGCTGACCACGGAGGCGATCGTGGTCAGCTTCCAGGACGCGGTGAATCGCACCATCTCGAGAAACCTCTCGTGA
- the proC gene encoding pyrroline-5-carboxylate reductase: protein MTIAIIGAGNMGGAVLAGLLEAGHAPESVIVVEAREEQAAALREKHGIRTLPAAEAVAESDIVVLGVKPYGVVPALESIASSLREGATVVSLAAGVPTSAMEPAVPEGVSVVRVMPNTPALVGEGMSAVAGGASATPESIAAAAELMEAVGKVVTVPESQIDAVTAVSGSGPAYVFLMAEAWIESGVHLGLTRDDATTLVIQTLAGSAELLKSGTHPAILREQVTSPGGTTAAALGALEQNGLRAAFLEATRAAYVRSQELS, encoded by the coding sequence ATGACGATCGCGATCATCGGTGCAGGCAACATGGGCGGGGCTGTCCTCGCCGGACTTCTCGAGGCCGGACACGCGCCCGAGAGCGTCATCGTCGTCGAGGCCCGCGAGGAGCAGGCGGCCGCGCTGCGCGAGAAGCACGGTATCCGTACGCTGCCCGCCGCCGAAGCCGTCGCGGAGTCCGACATCGTGGTGCTGGGCGTGAAGCCCTACGGCGTGGTGCCGGCGCTGGAGTCGATCGCGTCGTCGCTGCGCGAAGGGGCCACGGTGGTCTCGCTGGCCGCCGGCGTGCCGACCTCCGCGATGGAACCGGCCGTGCCCGAGGGCGTCTCGGTCGTGCGGGTCATGCCCAACACCCCGGCCCTGGTCGGCGAAGGCATGTCGGCGGTCGCGGGCGGCGCTTCGGCAACCCCCGAGTCGATCGCCGCGGCCGCTGAGCTGATGGAGGCGGTCGGCAAGGTCGTGACCGTGCCCGAGTCGCAGATCGACGCGGTCACCGCTGTGAGCGGGTCGGGCCCGGCGTACGTCTTCCTGATGGCGGAGGCCTGGATCGAGTCAGGCGTCCACCTGGGTCTGACCAGGGACGATGCGACCACGCTCGTCATCCAGACGCTCGCCGGATCTGCCGAGCTGCTCAAGAGCGGCACCCACCCGGCCATCCTCCGCGAGCAGGTCACGTCGCCCGGCGGCACCACCGCCGCCGCGCTGGGCGCGCTGGAGCAAAACGGCCTGCGGGCGGCCTTCCTCGAGGCCACCCGCGCCGCCTACGTACGCAGCCAGGAGCTCTCCTGA
- a CDS encoding 3-hydroxyacyl-CoA dehydrogenase NAD-binding domain-containing protein yields MSAVRYDKDADGIVTLTLDDPNQSANTMNDLYKTSMAEAVEKLYAEAAADENSVSGVVIASAKKTFFAGGDLKKMIQVRPENAGEVFEEVEAIKATLRKLETFPKPVVAAINGAALGGGLEIALAAQHRIALDARYDIGLPEVSLGLLPGGGGVTRVVRLLGIMTGLMDVLGQGTKFKPAAALEKGLVHELVSSPDELVPAAKAWIKANPDEIAQPWDKPGYKMPGGKPTSPALAGFLPAFPPILRKQLKQSDMRAPKAILSAAVEGAMVDFDTASRIESRYLTQLLAGQQSKNMIQAFFFDLGAIGAGTLRPDGVEKFTATKVGVLGAGMMGAGIAYSFARAGAEVVLKDVAIESAEKGKAYTAKLNEKAVSRGKLTQDKADEILNRITATVAPEDFAGVDVVVEAVFEDVSLKQKVFSEIAPFVNDDAVLCSNTSTLPITELAKGIDRPADFIGLHFFSPVDKMPLVEIIKGAETNDVALAKAYDIVQQIKKTPIVVNDSRGFYTSRVIGTQIQEGLELLAEGLAPYSLERAATQAGFPVGPLQIADELNHELMVKIGRTTREAAGIEELTTTEKVLGKLIEVGRSGKLKGAGFYDYVDGKRGSIWSGLGDVFPVAEKQIPLRDAEERMLFIEALETAKCFEEGVITSAAHANIGSIFGIGFPAQTGGAAQFITGYEAADGSIGIDAFLARADELAEAYGDRFRPTQYLRDLAAKGEGFPA; encoded by the coding sequence ATGAGCGCAGTTCGTTATGACAAGGATGCCGACGGCATCGTCACGCTGACCCTGGACGACCCCAACCAGTCGGCCAACACCATGAACGACCTCTACAAGACCTCGATGGCCGAGGCCGTCGAGAAGCTGTACGCCGAAGCGGCCGCCGACGAGAACAGCGTCAGCGGCGTCGTCATCGCCTCGGCGAAGAAGACCTTCTTCGCCGGTGGCGACCTCAAGAAGATGATCCAGGTGCGTCCGGAGAACGCCGGTGAGGTGTTCGAGGAGGTCGAGGCGATCAAGGCGACCCTCCGCAAGCTGGAGACCTTCCCGAAGCCGGTCGTGGCCGCGATCAACGGCGCCGCCCTGGGCGGCGGGCTGGAGATCGCACTGGCCGCCCAGCACCGCATCGCGCTGGACGCCCGCTACGACATCGGCCTGCCCGAGGTCTCCCTCGGTCTGCTCCCCGGCGGCGGCGGAGTCACCCGCGTCGTACGCCTTCTGGGCATCATGACCGGCCTGATGGACGTGCTCGGTCAGGGCACGAAGTTCAAGCCCGCCGCCGCCCTCGAGAAGGGTCTGGTCCACGAGCTGGTCTCCTCCCCCGACGAGCTCGTGCCCGCCGCCAAGGCGTGGATCAAGGCCAACCCCGACGAGATCGCGCAGCCGTGGGACAAGCCGGGCTACAAGATGCCCGGTGGCAAGCCGACCTCGCCGGCTCTCGCGGGCTTCCTGCCCGCGTTCCCGCCGATCCTGCGCAAGCAGCTCAAGCAGTCCGACATGCGCGCGCCGAAGGCGATCCTCTCGGCCGCGGTCGAGGGCGCGATGGTCGACTTCGACACCGCCAGCCGGATCGAGTCGCGCTACCTCACCCAGCTGCTCGCGGGCCAGCAGTCGAAGAACATGATCCAGGCGTTCTTCTTCGACCTCGGTGCGATCGGCGCCGGCACGCTGCGTCCCGACGGCGTCGAGAAGTTCACGGCGACCAAGGTCGGCGTGCTCGGCGCCGGGATGATGGGGGCGGGCATCGCCTACTCCTTCGCGCGGGCCGGTGCGGAGGTTGTGCTCAAGGACGTCGCCATCGAGTCGGCCGAGAAGGGCAAGGCCTACACCGCCAAGCTCAACGAGAAGGCTGTCTCGCGCGGCAAGCTCACCCAGGACAAGGCCGACGAGATCCTCAACCGGATCACCGCGACGGTCGCCCCGGAGGACTTCGCCGGTGTCGACGTCGTCGTCGAGGCCGTCTTCGAGGACGTCTCGCTGAAGCAGAAGGTCTTCAGCGAGATCGCCCCGTTCGTCAACGACGACGCGGTGCTCTGCTCCAACACCTCGACGCTGCCGATCACCGAGCTCGCCAAGGGCATCGACCGCCCGGCCGACTTCATCGGCCTGCACTTCTTCAGCCCGGTCGACAAGATGCCGCTGGTCGAGATCATCAAGGGTGCCGAGACGAACGACGTGGCGCTGGCCAAGGCCTACGACATCGTCCAGCAGATCAAGAAGACCCCGATCGTCGTCAACGACAGCCGTGGCTTCTACACCTCGCGCGTCATCGGCACCCAGATCCAGGAGGGTCTCGAGCTGCTCGCCGAGGGTCTCGCGCCCTACTCGCTCGAGCGCGCCGCGACCCAGGCCGGCTTCCCGGTCGGGCCGCTGCAGATCGCCGACGAGCTCAACCACGAGCTCATGGTCAAGATCGGGCGTACGACGCGGGAGGCTGCCGGCATCGAGGAGCTGACCACCACGGAGAAGGTGCTCGGCAAGCTCATCGAGGTGGGTCGGTCCGGCAAGCTCAAGGGCGCCGGCTTCTACGACTACGTCGACGGCAAGCGCGGCTCGATCTGGTCGGGCCTCGGGGATGTCTTCCCGGTCGCCGAGAAGCAGATCCCGCTGCGCGACGCCGAGGAGCGGATGCTCTTCATCGAGGCCCTGGAGACCGCGAAGTGCTTCGAGGAGGGGGTCATCACCTCCGCCGCGCACGCCAACATCGGCTCCATCTTCGGCATCGGCTTCCCCGCCCAGACCGGTGGTGCGGCGCAGTTCATCACCGGCTACGAGGCGGCCGACGGCTCGATCGGCATCGACGCCTTCCTGGCTCGGGCCGACGAGCTGGCCGAGGCGTACGGCGATCGTTTCCGTCCCACGCAGTATCTCCGCGACCTCGCGGCGAAGGGTGAGGGCTTCCCCGCCTGA
- a CDS encoding PadR family transcriptional regulator — protein MSVKHALLALLEDAPRYGYELRAEFEERTGASWPLNVGQVYTTLSRLERDGLVEAGGTDAEGRSLYQLTEAGTVEVKGWFDTPVERTQAQRDELAIKLAVAVAVPSVDVGKVVQQQRSATMRALQGYRRQARSGVADDLAAGLVLDRLVFAAEAEIRWLDHCESRLRRAAAQASTQGTAPEPAEGERR, from the coding sequence ATGTCGGTGAAGCATGCGTTGCTGGCGCTGCTCGAAGATGCGCCGCGCTATGGCTATGAGCTGCGCGCGGAGTTCGAGGAGCGCACCGGTGCGAGCTGGCCGCTGAACGTCGGGCAGGTCTATACGACCCTGTCGCGGCTGGAGCGGGACGGGCTCGTCGAAGCGGGAGGGACCGACGCGGAGGGGCGGTCGCTCTATCAGCTGACGGAGGCCGGGACGGTCGAGGTCAAGGGATGGTTCGACACCCCCGTGGAGCGTACGCAGGCGCAGCGCGACGAGCTCGCGATCAAGCTCGCCGTGGCGGTCGCGGTGCCGAGCGTCGACGTGGGCAAGGTCGTGCAGCAGCAGCGCAGCGCCACGATGCGGGCGCTGCAGGGCTATCGCCGCCAGGCACGCTCCGGTGTCGCCGACGACCTCGCCGCCGGACTGGTCCTCGACCGTCTCGTCTTCGCGGCCGAGGCCGAGATCCGCTGGCTCGACCACTGTGAGTCCCGGCTCCGCCGGGCCGCTGCCCAGGCGTCGACCCAGGGCACAGCACCCGAACCCGCTGAGGGGGAGCGTCGATGA
- a CDS encoding DoxX family protein has protein sequence MISIARTVARLLLGVAMTVVGVAHLTTLRQEFRAQVPGWFPIDEDLTVLGSGVVEIGLGLAFLLLPAKRRLVGALLAAFFVAVFPGNIAQYVEGVDAFGLDTDSARLVRLFFQPVLILWALFGGGWFSRPQPEPPPTYAGRNRGRGRGRR, from the coding sequence ATGATCTCGATCGCGCGCACTGTGGCGCGCCTCCTGCTGGGTGTGGCGATGACGGTCGTCGGGGTGGCGCACCTGACCACCCTGCGTCAGGAGTTCCGGGCGCAGGTGCCTGGCTGGTTCCCCATCGACGAGGATCTGACGGTGCTCGGCTCGGGTGTCGTCGAGATCGGGCTCGGGCTGGCGTTCCTCCTGCTGCCGGCCAAGCGCCGTCTCGTCGGGGCGCTGCTCGCCGCGTTCTTCGTGGCCGTCTTCCCCGGCAACATCGCGCAGTATGTCGAAGGCGTCGACGCGTTCGGTCTCGACACGGACAGCGCGCGGCTGGTCCGGCTGTTCTTCCAGCCCGTGCTCATCCTCTGGGCTTTGTTCGGGGGCGGGTGGTTCAGTCGGCCGCAGCCCGAGCCCCCGCCCACGTACGCAGGTAGGAATCGGGGCCGCGGACGAGGTCGTCGATGA
- a CDS encoding acetyl-CoA C-acetyltransferase, with protein sequence MAEAFIYDHLRTPRGKGKKTGALHEVKPIDLVVGLIDEARKRNPNLLPETIDDVVLGVVTPVGEQGGDIAKTAAIKAGLPETTAGVQLNRFCASGLEAVNQAASRVRGGFEDLIIAGGVESMSKAPMGSDGGAWAQDPDTALKTGFVPQGIGADLIATLEGFSRADVDRYAAQSHARAAAAWENGYFKDAVIPVVDQTGLTVLDRDELIRPGTTAETLAGLKPSFLQQGQEAGFDDVALAKYHWVEKIDHVHHAGNSSGIVDGSALMLIGSEAAGKANGLTPRARIVSAAVSGADPTIMLTGPAPASRKALAKAGLSVEDIDLFEINEAFAAVAMRFIKDMGIDESITNVNGGAIAMGHPLGATGAIILGTLVDELERQGKQRGLATLCVGGGMGIATIVELV encoded by the coding sequence ATGGCTGAAGCATTCATCTATGACCACCTGCGCACGCCGCGCGGGAAGGGTAAGAAGACCGGAGCGCTCCACGAGGTCAAGCCGATCGACCTGGTGGTCGGCCTGATCGACGAGGCGCGCAAGCGCAACCCCAACCTCCTCCCGGAGACCATCGACGACGTCGTGCTCGGCGTCGTCACGCCGGTCGGCGAGCAGGGCGGTGACATCGCCAAGACCGCTGCCATCAAGGCCGGCCTCCCCGAGACGACCGCCGGCGTGCAGCTCAACCGCTTCTGCGCCTCCGGGCTGGAGGCCGTGAACCAGGCCGCCTCGCGCGTGCGCGGCGGGTTCGAGGACCTCATCATCGCCGGCGGTGTCGAGTCGATGAGCAAGGCTCCGATGGGCAGCGACGGCGGCGCCTGGGCGCAGGACCCCGACACCGCGCTCAAGACCGGCTTCGTGCCGCAGGGCATCGGTGCCGACCTGATCGCGACCCTCGAGGGCTTCAGTCGCGCCGACGTCGACCGCTACGCCGCGCAGTCGCACGCCCGTGCGGCCGCGGCCTGGGAGAACGGCTACTTCAAGGACGCCGTGATCCCGGTCGTCGACCAGACCGGCCTGACCGTGCTCGACCGCGACGAGCTGATCCGCCCCGGCACCACCGCCGAGACGCTGGCCGGCCTCAAGCCGTCCTTCCTCCAGCAGGGCCAGGAGGCCGGTTTCGACGACGTCGCGCTGGCCAAGTACCACTGGGTCGAGAAGATCGACCACGTCCACCACGCCGGGAACTCGTCGGGCATCGTCGACGGCTCCGCGCTGATGCTGATCGGCTCCGAGGCCGCCGGCAAGGCCAACGGCCTCACCCCGCGGGCTCGGATCGTATCGGCCGCCGTCTCCGGCGCCGACCCGACGATCATGCTCACCGGCCCGGCGCCGGCCTCGCGCAAGGCGCTGGCCAAGGCCGGCCTGAGCGTCGAGGACATCGACCTGTTCGAGATCAACGAGGCGTTCGCCGCGGTCGCGATGCGGTTCATCAAGGACATGGGCATCGACGAGTCGATCACCAACGTCAACGGCGGCGCGATCGCCATGGGTCACCCGCTGGGCGCGACCGGTGCCATCATCCTCGGCACCCTGGTCGACGAGCTCGAGCGTCAGGGCAAGCAGCGCGGTCTCGCCACGCTGTGCGTCGGTGGCGGCATGGGCATCGCCACGATCGTCGAGCTGGTCTGA
- a CDS encoding VOC family protein: MFKTPQIVLFSSDVERAATFYKSAGFSELFRTPTEGTPIHIDLELDGYRIGVASEESTRNDHEMDPVVAGQRAAVILWTDDTSMAYEHLQRLGAKPAKAPSPWLGRLLIAWLEDPDGHLIQVVQPTQPSEA; encoded by the coding sequence ATGTTCAAGACTCCGCAGATCGTGCTGTTCAGCAGCGATGTCGAACGTGCTGCGACCTTCTACAAGAGCGCGGGATTCAGCGAGCTCTTCCGAACCCCGACAGAGGGGACGCCCATACATATCGACCTCGAGCTCGACGGCTACCGCATCGGTGTGGCCAGCGAGGAGTCGACGCGAAACGACCATGAGATGGATCCGGTCGTCGCAGGTCAGCGGGCAGCCGTGATCTTGTGGACTGACGACACATCGATGGCCTACGAGCATCTTCAACGACTCGGGGCAAAGCCCGCGAAGGCGCCCTCACCGTGGCTCGGACGCCTCCTCATCGCATGGCTCGAGGATCCTGACGGACATCTGATCCAGGTTGTGCAGCCAACACAGCCGTCGGAAGCGTGA
- a CDS encoding acyl-CoA dehydrogenase family protein: MPEKPTIYEAEHEDFRSTAKAFFEKEVVPFHDEWEKAGIVPRELWKKAGDTGLLCFDVDEEYGGPGIKDFRFNSVLHEEMAKIGASGPGFFVHTDIIVPYISHLGTPEQKQRWLPGCVSGDIITAVAMTEPGAGSDLQGVRTTAVDKGDHYLLNGSKTFISNGINADLVIVVAKTNPDAGAHGISLLVVERGMEGFERGRNLDKVGMKAQDTAELSFTDVVVPKENLLGEEGSGFISLMTLLPQERISVASIAVAAVEQVLELSLDYARTREAFGRPIGRFQNTSFTLAEMATEAYLARLFLNDAVTQLNAGTADTVLASMAKWWTTELQKKFVDQGVQIHGGYGYMMEYPIAKAFVDSRIQTIYGGTTEVQKLIISRHLGL; encoded by the coding sequence ATGCCCGAGAAGCCCACCATCTACGAAGCCGAGCACGAGGACTTCCGCTCCACCGCGAAGGCCTTCTTCGAGAAGGAGGTCGTGCCGTTCCACGACGAGTGGGAGAAGGCAGGCATCGTCCCGCGCGAGCTGTGGAAGAAGGCCGGCGACACCGGGCTGCTCTGCTTCGACGTCGACGAGGAGTACGGCGGCCCCGGCATCAAGGACTTCCGCTTCAACTCGGTGCTCCACGAGGAGATGGCGAAGATCGGCGCCAGCGGCCCCGGCTTCTTCGTGCACACCGACATCATCGTCCCCTACATCTCCCACCTCGGCACCCCCGAGCAGAAGCAGCGCTGGCTGCCGGGCTGCGTCTCGGGCGACATCATCACCGCCGTCGCGATGACCGAGCCGGGCGCGGGCTCCGACCTCCAGGGCGTACGCACCACCGCGGTCGACAAGGGCGACCACTACCTCCTCAACGGCTCGAAGACCTTCATCTCCAACGGCATCAACGCCGACCTGGTGATCGTGGTCGCGAAGACCAACCCCGACGCCGGCGCCCACGGCATCTCGCTGCTCGTCGTCGAGCGCGGCATGGAGGGCTTCGAGCGCGGCCGCAACCTCGACAAGGTCGGCATGAAGGCGCAGGACACCGCCGAGCTCTCCTTCACCGACGTGGTCGTGCCGAAGGAGAACCTCCTCGGCGAGGAGGGCTCCGGCTTCATCTCGCTGATGACCCTGCTGCCGCAGGAGCGCATCTCGGTCGCCTCGATCGCGGTCGCCGCCGTCGAGCAGGTGCTCGAGCTCTCCCTCGACTACGCCCGCACCCGAGAGGCCTTCGGCCGCCCCATCGGCCGCTTCCAGAACACCTCGTTCACGCTCGCCGAGATGGCCACCGAGGCCTACCTCGCCCGCCTCTTCCTCAACGACGCCGTCACCCAGCTCAACGCCGGCACCGCCGACACCGTGCTCGCGTCGATGGCGAAGTGGTGGACCACCGAGCTGCAGAAGAAGTTCGTCGACCAGGGCGTCCAGATCCACGGCGGCTACGGCTACATGATGGAATACCCGATCGCCAAGGCCTTCGTCGACAGCCGCATCCAGACCATCTACGGCGGCACCACCGAGGTGCAGAAGCTGATCATCAGCCGCCACCTGGGGCTCTGA
- a CDS encoding SPFH domain-containing protein: protein MRETVTILVIAVIAVALVVASLLRRAGRGQCLVVTRHRRIVRIASGSTTVAIPGFHEVLEWPTGPTEIAIVVRTRTADEQEVRVLATVSAVVDAPRIGTAYVDPRGVLHSALERKVAETVHALPAEQLVDERGGLETAIHGLRLNGLASGVVTDVDIDEVDLLLHPGRPGHDET, encoded by the coding sequence ATGAGGGAGACGGTGACGATTCTGGTGATCGCGGTGATCGCGGTCGCGCTGGTGGTGGCCTCGCTGCTGCGGCGGGCGGGACGCGGTCAATGCCTGGTCGTGACCCGCCACCGGCGGATCGTACGCATCGCCTCGGGGTCGACGACGGTGGCGATCCCCGGTTTCCACGAGGTGCTCGAGTGGCCGACGGGGCCGACCGAGATCGCGATCGTGGTGCGCACCCGGACCGCCGACGAGCAGGAGGTGCGGGTGCTCGCCACCGTCTCCGCCGTCGTCGACGCGCCCCGCATCGGCACGGCCTACGTCGACCCGCGGGGCGTGCTCCACTCGGCGCTGGAGCGCAAGGTCGCCGAGACGGTCCACGCCCTCCCCGCGGAGCAGCTCGTCGACGAGCGCGGTGGGCTCGAGACGGCCATCCATGGCCTCCGCCTCAACGGCCTGGCCAGCGGCGTCGTGACCGACGTGGACATCGACGAGGTCGATCTCCTGCTCCACCCCGGCCGCCCCGGTCACGACGAAACCTGA